One part of the Ziziphus jujuba cultivar Dongzao chromosome 2, ASM3175591v1 genome encodes these proteins:
- the LOC125422381 gene encoding putative receptor like protein 25, translating into MKDQSLIFSKILPLVVSMDLSGNNLSGDLPKEITKLSGLVFLNLSRNHMTGHIPKSVSKLKQLSSLDLSSNKLSGAVPRSLASLSFLGFLNLSNNNFSGRIPYTDHMTTFDAPFFAGNIGLCGIPLDVKCSGDDVDPEKGLSTSKSSRSGDTSTDKWFYLSVGLGFAAGILVPYLVIAMKRSWSVAYFDAVEKVVDRILFLWLKYRTRQQRNQRR; encoded by the coding sequence ATGAAAGACCAGTCTCTGATTTTCAGCAAGATCCTCCCCCTTGTAGTCAGCATGGATCTCTCTGGAAATAATTTGAGTGGAGATCTTCCAAAAGAGATAACAAAATTGTCAGGTTTAGTGTTTCTGAACTTGTCAAGAAACCATATGACTGGGCACATTCCGAAGAGCGTTTCAAAGTTGAAGCAATTGTCATCACTTGATCTCTCAAGTAATAAGCTCTCAGGTGCTGTTCCTCGCAGTTTGGCATCACTCTCATTTTTGGGGTTCCTGAATTTGTCAAACAATAACTTCTCTGGTAGGATCCCTTATACAGATCATATGACAACTTTTGATGCACCCTTTTTTGCTGGAAACATTGGTCTTTGTGGTATTCCACTTGATGTGAAATGTTCAGGTGATGATGTTGATCCAGAAAAGGGATTGAGTACTTCGAAGAGTAGTAGAAGTGGTGACACTTCTACTGATAAGTGGTTTTACTTGAGTGTTGGATTGGGATTTGCAGCAGGAATTCTTGTTCCTTATCTGGTAATCGCGATGAAAAGGTCTTGGAGTGTAGCCTACTTCGATGCTGTTGAGAAAGTTGTAGATAGAATACTGTTCCTGTGGTTGAAGTATAGAACCAGACAGCAGAGGAACCAAAGAAGATGA